The following proteins are encoded in a genomic region of Moorena sp. SIOASIH:
- a CDS encoding serine hydrolase: protein MEGLSDFINERMEEWKVPGLAIAIVHDSQIIFCEGFGFRDVEKGLKVTSKTIFGIGSCTKAFTTMAMGILAERGKLDWDKPVRHYLPTFKLYDAYASEHMTLRDLVTHRSGLPRHDAIWYNSPLTRKEIVERLQYLEPSDELRTVFQYQNLMYMTAGYLVGEIAESSWEEFVQQEIFNPLSMVDSNFSVVKSQETDDFSLPYREKDDVVKAIPFRNIDTIGSAGSINSNVTDMAKWLLLHQNQGNYEDKQIINPGILTQMYTPQIVMPSPLEYPEIWHSSYGLGWIITAYRGHNHVEHGGGIDGFSALTTLMPQDKIAVVVLTNLQGTLLPNIITYHICDRLLGLDEVPWNERIKSKVEEAKQAAEQGKQNTKAQPKTGTQPSHPLEDYTGDFEHPGYGIVSIALKDQQLTATYNNSIVYELKHYHYDSFELLSEILDDNFQLLSFFNDPKGTIQRLSIPLEPTVKDIVFERIPDQSILTTSFMEKFVGEYDFYGHSLIIFIKDNQLVALLAGQPEIELVLYQGTEFNLKDLSGFSINFTTDNGGVVTQAVITQPNGVFTANKKVYT, encoded by the coding sequence ATGGAAGGTCTGAGTGACTTTATCAACGAGAGAATGGAAGAGTGGAAAGTCCCAGGGCTGGCTATCGCTATTGTTCACGATAGCCAGATCATCTTTTGTGAGGGCTTTGGTTTTAGGGATGTAGAAAAAGGCTTAAAAGTAACATCTAAAACCATCTTTGGGATTGGGTCTTGCACTAAAGCCTTTACCACAATGGCTATGGGCATCTTGGCTGAGCGAGGAAAATTAGATTGGGATAAACCAGTTAGACATTATCTGCCCACCTTTAAACTATATGATGCCTATGCTAGTGAACACATGACTCTCCGTGACCTAGTCACTCATCGTTCTGGCTTACCCCGTCACGATGCTATCTGGTATAACAGTCCTTTAACTCGTAAAGAAATAGTTGAGCGCTTACAGTATCTCGAACCTAGTGATGAATTGCGAACTGTCTTTCAGTATCAAAATTTGATGTACATGACGGCTGGCTACTTAGTTGGTGAAATTGCCGAGAGCAGCTGGGAAGAATTTGTTCAGCAGGAAATTTTTAATCCATTGTCGATGGTAGACAGCAATTTTTCCGTTGTCAAATCCCAGGAGACTGACGATTTTTCCCTTCCTTATCGAGAGAAAGATGACGTAGTTAAAGCCATCCCATTTCGCAATATCGACACCATTGGTTCTGCTGGCTCTATTAATTCTAATGTTACTGATATGGCGAAGTGGCTTCTACTCCATCAAAATCAGGGAAACTATGAGGATAAGCAGATTATTAATCCTGGTATTCTGACTCAGATGTATACACCACAAATCGTGATGCCGTCACCCCTTGAGTATCCGGAAATCTGGCATTCCTCTTATGGATTAGGATGGATTATCACTGCCTACCGAGGTCATAATCACGTTGAGCATGGGGGTGGTATTGACGGATTTTCTGCCCTGACAACGTTGATGCCTCAAGATAAAATTGCTGTGGTAGTTCTCACCAATCTCCAAGGAACCCTATTGCCAAATATTATAACTTATCACATTTGCGATCGCTTGCTTGGTCTCGACGAAGTTCCTTGGAATGAAAGGATTAAGAGTAAGGTTGAGGAAGCTAAACAAGCTGCTGAACAAGGCAAACAGAACACCAAAGCACAGCCTAAAACTGGCACTCAACCATCACATCCCCTAGAAGATTACACAGGAGATTTTGAGCATCCCGGATACGGAATAGTTTCCATTGCGCTCAAAGATCAGCAGTTAACGGCAACTTATAATAATTCCATCGTTTACGAACTAAAGCACTACCACTATGATAGTTTTGAATTACTATCAGAAATACTTGATGATAATTTTCAACTATTATCATTCTTTAATGACCCCAAAGGAACTATTCAGAGACTGTCCATACCTCTAGAACCGACGGTGAAGGATATTGTATTTGAACGAATCCCTGACCAAAGCATTTTAACCACTAGTTTTATGGAAAAATTTGTGGGTGAGTATGACTTTTATGGTCACTCTTTGATTATCTTTATCAAAGATAATCAACTAGTTGCGTTATTAGCTGGTCAGCCAGAGATAGAGTTAGTTCTTTACCAAGGAACCGAATTTAATCTTAAAGATTTATCAGGATTTAGTATTAACTTCACTACCGATAATGGTGGGGTGGTGACTCAAGCAGTGATTACTCAACCCAATGGCGTATTCACGGCTAATAAAAAAGTGTATACGTAA
- a CDS encoding helix-turn-helix transcriptional regulator produces the protein MASGKSQNPATLSYRELQIIEHVAAGLTNLEIAQELAISKRTVDNHISNILTKTSTDNRVGLVRWALKWGKVCLNDVNCCPLPAPGQTQ, from the coding sequence ATGGCTAGTGGTAAATCCCAGAATCCCGCAACTCTGTCTTACCGCGAATTGCAAATCATCGAACATGTAGCGGCTGGTTTAACCAATCTCGAGATCGCCCAGGAGCTGGCAATCAGTAAGCGCACTGTTGATAATCATATCAGTAACATTTTGACCAAAACCTCCACTGATAACCGGGTGGGTTTGGTTCGTTGGGCCTTAAAGTGGGGCAAAGTTTGCTTGAATGATGTCAATTGCTGTCCTTTACCAGCCCCTGGTCAAACCCAGTGA
- a CDS encoding DUF4342 domain-containing protein, producing the protein MNEPTDQQINNHSNSVEADVQPKVSVEEFSISGNDLIDKVKDLINQGNIRRIMIKNDQDRILLEIPLTFGVLGGFTAIFLAPWLVALGAIGALAARLKVVVERKE; encoded by the coding sequence ATGAATGAACCAACTGATCAACAAATTAACAATCACTCCAATTCCGTAGAGGCAGATGTTCAACCAAAGGTCAGTGTCGAAGAATTCAGTATTAGTGGTAATGACCTGATTGACAAAGTTAAAGACCTAATTAATCAGGGGAATATTCGCCGAATTATGATCAAAAATGACCAGGATCGGATTTTGTTGGAGATTCCGCTAACTTTTGGCGTATTAGGAGGATTTACTGCTATTTTCTTGGCTCCTTGGTTAGTCGCCCTGGGAGCGATCGGGGCATTGGCGGCTCGATTGAAAGTAGTGGTGGAACGAAAGGAATAG
- the trpB gene encoding tryptophan synthase subunit beta, with amino-acid sequence MTKTPLPLSIGDQRDQATQQPDALGRFGKFGGKYVPETLMPALSELEQSFEQYRNDQDFQQELQQLLRDYVGRPSPLYFAERLSNYYTKSDGSGPRIYLKREDLNHTGAHKINNALAQVLLAQRMGKRRIIAETGAGQHGVATATVCARFGLECVIYMGVQDMERQSLNVFRMRLLGATVQPVSAGTGTLKDATSEAIRDWVTNVETTHYILGSVAGPHPYPKMVRDFHAVIGQETRAQCLEKWGGLPDILLACVGGGSNAMGLFHEFVNEPTVRLIGVEAAGAGVDSAKHAATLTKGRPGVLHGAMSYLLQDQDGQVLEAHSISAGLDYPGVGPEHSYLKDSSRAEYYSVTDQEAVAAFQRLSELEGIIPALETSHAIAYLETLCPQLSGNPQIVINCSGRGDKDVQTVAKFMSAQTSKD; translated from the coding sequence GTGACTAAAACCCCCCTACCCCTTAGTATCGGCGACCAGAGGGACCAAGCGACCCAACAACCGGACGCTTTGGGACGTTTTGGGAAATTTGGTGGCAAGTATGTTCCAGAAACCCTGATGCCTGCTCTAAGTGAACTAGAACAGTCTTTTGAGCAATACCGTAATGACCAGGATTTTCAACAGGAACTACAACAACTGCTGCGAGACTATGTAGGACGTCCTAGTCCTCTGTATTTTGCTGAACGTCTGAGTAACTACTATACCAAATCTGATGGTAGTGGACCACGGATTTATTTAAAACGGGAAGATTTAAATCACACCGGTGCTCACAAGATTAATAATGCTCTGGCTCAGGTATTGCTAGCCCAGCGCATGGGTAAGCGGCGCATCATTGCTGAAACGGGAGCGGGTCAGCATGGTGTGGCTACCGCAACAGTATGTGCTCGATTTGGTCTCGAATGCGTCATTTATATGGGCGTTCAGGACATGGAACGGCAATCCCTGAATGTGTTTCGGATGCGGCTACTGGGAGCAACGGTGCAACCGGTATCGGCTGGGACCGGTACTCTCAAGGATGCTACCTCGGAAGCGATTCGAGATTGGGTGACAAATGTGGAAACCACTCACTATATCCTTGGGTCAGTGGCAGGTCCTCATCCTTACCCAAAAATGGTACGGGATTTCCATGCTGTGATTGGCCAGGAAACTCGCGCTCAATGCTTGGAAAAGTGGGGCGGTTTGCCGGATATTTTGTTAGCTTGTGTAGGCGGTGGCTCTAATGCCATGGGCCTGTTCCATGAGTTTGTTAATGAACCCACTGTGCGGTTGATTGGCGTGGAAGCAGCAGGCGCTGGTGTAGATTCTGCTAAACATGCGGCTACCCTAACTAAGGGACGACCAGGAGTGTTGCACGGGGCAATGAGTTATTTGCTCCAAGATCAGGATGGTCAGGTGCTCGAAGCTCACTCGATTAGTGCTGGCTTGGACTATCCTGGTGTCGGTCCAGAGCATAGCTATTTGAAGGATAGCAGTCGGGCAGAGTATTATAGTGTTACAGACCAAGAAGCCGTGGCTGCGTTTCAACGGTTGTCTGAGCTGGAGGGAATTATACCGGCACTGGAAACATCTCATGCGATCGCATATCTCGAAACTCTATGTCCCCAACTAAGTGGTAATCCCCAGATCGTGATTAACTGTTCCGGTCGCGGTGATAAGGATGTGCAAACTGTTGCTAAATTTATGTCAGCTCAGACGTCAAAAGATTAA